A region from the Lolium perenne isolate Kyuss_39 chromosome 4, Kyuss_2.0, whole genome shotgun sequence genome encodes:
- the LOC127292779 gene encoding UDP-glycosyltransferase 83A1, translating into MAKGHVMVLPMPCQGHVTPLMELSHRLVDHGFQVTFVNTEVDHALVLAALPEGDAAAEALRGIHLEYIPDGLADDEDRKDLNKLIDAYSRHMPGYLEALVREIEAAGRPKVKWLVGDVNMGWSFVVAKKLGIRVASFWPASAACLAIMLKIPKLIDDGVLNDKGWPEREETLQLAPGMPPLHTSLLSWNNSGAPEGQHIIFDLVCRNNKLNDLAEIVVCNSFQEAEAGAFKLFPNILPIGPLFADSKFQKPVGNFLREDQRCLKWLDARPDGSVVYVAFGSMAIFDPRQFQELAEGLELTGRPFLWVVRPDFTAGLSKEWLDDFRQRVAGAGMIVSWCSQQQVLAHRAVACFVSHCGWNSTLEASRNGVPVLCWPYFCDQFLDRSYITDVWRTGLAVSPGEDGVVAKEEVRSKVEKIISDPGFRKRAGWLKDAASECVGDGGSSYNNFTRFVDLLSE; encoded by the exons ATGGCGAAGGGCCACGTGATGGTGCTGCCCATGCCGTGCCAGGGCCACGTCACCCCGCTCATGGAGCTCTCGCACCGCCTGGTGGACCACGGCTTCCAGGTCACCTTCGTCAACACCGAGGTGGACCACGCGCTCGTGCTCGCCGCGCTGCCCGAGGGCGACGCCGCGGCGGAGGCGCTGCGCGGCATCCACCTGGAGTACATCCCAGACGGGCTGGCCGACGACGAGGACCGGAAGGACCTCAACAAGCTCATCGACGCCTACTCCCGCCACATGCCGGGATACCTGGAGGCGCTCGTCAGGGAGATAGAGGCTGCCGGGCGGCCCAAGGTGAAGTGGCTCGTCGGCGACGTCAACATGGGGTGGTCCTTCGTGGTCGCCAAGAAGCTCGGCATCCGTGTCGCCTCCTTCTGGCCGGCGTCCGCGGCGTGCCTCGCCATCATGCTCAAGATCCCCAAGCTGATTGACGACGGCGTCTTAAACGATAAGG GGTGGCCGGAGCGGGAGGAGACGCTGCAGCTCGCCCCCGGGATGCCGCCGCTGCACACGTCGCTGCTGTCGTGGAACAACTCCGGCGCCCCGGAGGGGCAGCACATCATCTTTGATCTGGTGTGCCGGAACAACAAGCTGAACGACCTCGCCGAGATTGTCGTCTGCAACTCGTTCCAGGAGGCAGAGGCCGGCGCGTTCAAGCTCTTCCCCAACATCCTGCCCATCGGCCCGCTCTTCGCCGACAGCAAGTTCCAGAAACCCGTCGGCAACTTCCTCCGGGAAGACCAGAGGTGCCTGAAGTGGCTGGACGCGCGGCCCGACGGCTCCGTCGTGTACGTGGCATTCGGCAGCATGGCCATCTTCGACCCGCGCCAGTTCCAGGAGCTGGCCGAGGGGCTGGAGCTCACCGGCCGGCCGTTCCTGTGGGTGGTGCGCCCAGACTTCACCGCCGGCCTCAGCAAGGAGTGGCTCGACGACTTCCGGCAgcgcgtcgccggcgccggcatgATCGTCAGCTGGTGCTCCCAGCAACAG GTCCTGGCGCACCGTGCGGTGGCGTGCTTCGTGTCGCACTGCGGCTGGAACTCGACGTTGGAAGCGTCACGGAATGGCGTGCCGGTCCTGTGCTGGCCTTACTTCTGCGACCAGTTCCTCGACCGGAGCTACATCACCGACGTGTGGAGGACCGGTCTCGCGGTGTCGCCCGGCGAGGATGGCGTCGTCGCGAAGGAGGAGGTGAGGAGCAAGGTGGAGAAGATCATCAGTGACCCAGGGTTCAGGAAGAGGGCAGGGTGGCTGAAGGACGCGGCCTCGGAATGCGTCGGCGATGGCGGCTCGTCGTACAATAATTTCACAAGATTCGTGGATCTTTTGAGCGAATGA